A segment of the Cenarchaeum symbiosum A genome:
AAGGGGCCCACTATGTCCCAAAGTACCTTGCGGATAACGGCTATGATATCACCCCCGTCAACCCCCAGGCGGACAGCATACTGGATAGAAGGTGCCATCCCGACCTGAACAGCATTGCAGGCAGGATAGACGTAGTGGACGTCTTTAGGCCGTCGGAGGATGTGCCCCCGGTAATGGAAGATACGATAAAGATGGGGCCAAAAGTGGTGTGGCTCCAGGAGGGCATACATAATACTGCGGCCGAGGAGGCGGCCAGAAAGTCGGGCATCGAGGTGGTCTTCAACCGGTGCATGATGGCCGAGCACCGGCGCCTCTTCTGAGATGCCCGGACTGGACCATATCCACGAAAAAATAATGGAGCTTGCCGCAGAGCAGGGCAGGCTGGGCTCGGGCGTGCGCGTCAGCTACGACAAGGATGCAGGCGTGATCAAGATAGCCGGCGAGGGAGCCTCGGCGCTCTCCCTTGCAAGAACGGGCATGACTGATGTCATGGAGCTGGCATACTCGGCGGCAGAGCACCACCCGCTGTGGGCCCTGCTGTACCGTTCGGCAGAGATAGCCGGAACGGCGCTCGACGGGTGGGATGCGGGCCTCGATGCAGACGTGCTCGATGATGTGAAATGGTCGGTAGAAGAGCTGGGCCGAGCCAGGGAAAAGCTGGCAGGGGATAGAAAATGAGCATCTGCCGCGGGCAAGGCCATGGCCGTTAGAATAGGCATCATAGGCAAGACCAACACGGGCAAGACTACCTTCTTCAACTCGGCGACGCTCTCATCATCAGAGGTATCGACGTATCCATTTACCACAAAACAGCCAGCATCCTCGGAAGCTAGCGCCATCACTCTCTGCGTGCACCGCGAGTTTGGGGTGGAGGATAACCCGCGCAATTCGAGGTGTGTCGACGGGTGGCGCCACACGCCTATAGAGCTCATGGACCTTCCCGGCCTGGTAAAGGGCGCGTGGAGGGGCAAGGGCCTCGGCAACCGCTTCCTCTCGATAGCTGCACAGTCCGACGCCCTTCTTCACGTGGTGGATGCGTCGGGGGGCATAGACCCCGAGGGCAGGATCACAGAAGCTGGCGCGGGCGACCCGGTATCTGACTTTGCCGACATAGAAGAAGAGCTGGTCATGTGGTACCACAGGATTCTAGAGGGAAACAGGGAAAAGCTCGAAAAACTCACACAGTCGGGCGCCTCCCTCGACGAGGCCATATCCGGCGTGTACACGGGGGTGGGCGTCTCGCGCGAACATGCAGCAGAGGCCCTCAGGTCTGTGGGGCTTGAGGGGCCCGAAGAGCTGGATGTAGGGAACAGCAAGGCGCTAGCATCCCGCCTGTACAAAATCTCAAAGCCGTCCCTGATAGTGGCCAACAAGATGGACAGGCCGGGGGCTGCCGCCAACTTTGAGAGGCTCCGAGAAAGGTACTCGGACATGATGGTGGTGCCCGCGAGCGCCGACAGCGAGCTGAGCCTGCGGCGCGCAGAGCAAAAGGGCCTCATCAGGTACGAGCCTGGCGCCGAGCAGTTTGAGATTATAGACTCTGCCGGGCTCAGCGGGAAGCAGAGCGAGGCGCTCAAATTCATAACGAGCAAGATAATGGGGGAGTACATGAGGACAGGTGTCCAGTTTGCGATAAATACGACAGTCTTCAAGCTGCTCAAGATGAACGCGATATATCCCGTCGCCGACGGGGGCAGGTTGTCCGACAAAAAGGGCAACGTGCTGCCGGACCTTGTCCTCATGAAGGACGGGGCCACCGTGCTCGACCTGGCAAAAGAGGTGCATACGGACCTTGCAAGGGGCCTGCTGTATGCAAAGGACCTGCGGAACAACCTGCGCCTTCCCCCCGGATACCAGCTCAGGGACCGGGATGTGGTCTCGCTGGTCAGCGCAGAGGGCCGTCACTCTATCCGGCGGTAGACGACCTTGAACTCTTCTGCCAGCGTATAGGAGAGGTTCAAAAGGTGGCACAGCTCGGTCATGGTCTTTTTCTCGTGGGCCAGCTGCCTCAGGAATGTGAGCGCCTTTATGTCCGAGTTGTTCTCGAGGGGGAGCTCCCCGCTCCACGTCTTGAACGCGTGCGTTACATCCAGGCAAAAGTTGAGTATGAACTCTTCCCAGTCCTTTATGGGCCCGTGCGTGACCGGGACGTTCCAGAATATGGTCTCTGCCAGGGTGCGGAACTCGTTCCTTCTATCGATAAGCAGCATCTCGAGCGCCTTTCTCATCCTGTCGGGCTCATAGTCCTGTCTTAGCATCGTCATGGCATATATACGATTTGAGGGGATTTAAGCATTCTATGGCATTAGTTTACGTTTGTTTGAAAATTGCATCAAAAGTCAAACATTCTTGCGGTTTATATCCGCAGGCGCAGGCTCTGAGAGTATCCAGATCGTCCCCTCCGGGCCGTCCTGGAGGGTTATCCCTTTTGATGCCAGATTATC
Coding sequences within it:
- a CDS encoding CoA-binding protein (COG1832), which codes for MDVFRPSEDVPPVMEDTIKMGPKVVWLQEGIHNTAAEEAARKSGIEVVFNRCMMAEHRRLF
- a CDS encoding GTPase (COG0012), whose amino-acid sequence is MAVRIGIIGKTNTGKTTFFNSATLSSSEVSTYPFTTKQPASSEASAITLCVHREFGVEDNPRNSRCVDGWRHTPIELMDLPGLVKGAWRGKGLGNRFLSIAAQSDALLHVVDASGGIDPEGRITEAGAGDPVSDFADIEEELVMWYHRILEGNREKLEKLTQSGASLDEAISGVYTGVGVSREHAAEALRSVGLEGPEELDVGNSKALASRLYKISKPSLIVANKMDRPGAAANFERLRERYSDMMVVPASADSELSLRRAEQKGLIRYEPGAEQFEIIDSAGLSGKQSEALKFITSKIMGEYMRTGVQFAINTTVFKLLKMNAIYPVADGGRLSDKKGNVLPDLVLMKDGATVLDLAKEVHTDLARGLLYAKDLRNNLRLPPGYQLRDRDVVSLVSAEGRHSIRR